One window of Curtobacterium sp. 458 genomic DNA carries:
- a CDS encoding alpha/beta fold hydrolase, with product MDDDRTPHDRTTHAADRAARTPDRAAHAPDPASRLAEAEDADVTVEVDRIAVDGTYVRVSSIGEPGDRAFVLVAGLGIAATYYERLAPHLNENGPVHALDLPGFAGVPHFRGKVSIERYADAVERVIDELRLEDPVLVGHSMGTQVVTEVAARRPGISDLVLISPVVDSRARTVRQSAFRFLRSTVHEPAAVRWHGITAYVLCGWHWFSKVLPRMIAFPIEERAAEVQARTLIVRGEHDAMVPRDWVRRLARVFPYAVLREVVDGAHSVMHAQADAVARLAVDHVAGRIPDRGVSSLQRVRDDSTSSDLSRLSPGDAWLLVKSRFIELFGMARNDDEALEAAKSAHAVAMADGDGVPVDPADRREVVDEVAPEARDAR from the coding sequence GTGGACGACGACCGCACGCCGCACGACCGCACCACGCACGCCGCCGACCGCGCTGCCCGCACTCCCGACCGCGCTGCTCACGCACCCGACCCGGCGAGCCGCCTCGCCGAGGCCGAGGACGCCGACGTCACCGTCGAGGTCGACCGCATCGCCGTCGACGGCACCTACGTCCGCGTCAGCTCCATCGGTGAGCCGGGCGACCGCGCCTTCGTGCTCGTCGCCGGACTGGGCATCGCAGCGACGTACTACGAGCGGCTGGCACCGCACCTCAACGAGAACGGTCCGGTGCACGCCCTCGACCTGCCCGGCTTCGCGGGCGTGCCGCACTTCCGCGGCAAGGTGTCGATCGAGCGCTACGCGGACGCCGTCGAACGGGTCATCGACGAGCTCCGGCTCGAGGACCCGGTGCTCGTCGGCCACTCGATGGGCACCCAGGTCGTGACGGAGGTCGCGGCCCGCCGTCCGGGCATCTCCGACCTCGTGCTCATCAGCCCGGTCGTCGACTCCCGCGCCCGCACCGTTCGGCAGTCGGCGTTCCGGTTCCTCCGGTCGACGGTGCACGAGCCCGCGGCGGTGCGCTGGCACGGCATCACCGCGTACGTGCTCTGCGGATGGCACTGGTTCTCGAAGGTGCTGCCGCGGATGATCGCGTTCCCGATCGAGGAGCGCGCCGCCGAGGTGCAGGCCCGGACGCTGATCGTGCGCGGCGAGCACGATGCGATGGTGCCGCGCGACTGGGTCCGCCGTCTCGCGCGGGTGTTCCCGTACGCGGTGCTCCGCGAGGTCGTCGACGGCGCGCACTCGGTCATGCACGCACAGGCGGACGCGGTCGCGCGGCTCGCGGTGGACCACGTCGCCGGTCGCATCCCCGACCGCGGGGTGTCCTCGCTCCAGCGGGTGCGCGACGACTCGACGTCCTCGGACCTCTCCCGGCTGAGCCCCGGGGACGCCTGGCTCCTCGTGAAGTCGCGCTTCATCGAGCTGTTCGGCATGGCGCGGAACGACGACGAGGCGCTCGAGGCCGCGAAGTCCGCGCACGCGGTCGCGATGGCGGACGGGGACGGCGTCCCGGTGGACCCGGCCGACCGACGCGAGGTGGTCGACGAGGTCGCCCCCGAGGCGCGCGACGCGCGCTGA
- a CDS encoding SMP-30/gluconolactonase/LRE family protein — translation MDTVTTGPVTVFCDDKAVLAESIVWSPEEQVLRWTDITLGTLTTAAADGTVRSVVPLPPPLASFQPRAAGGFVAALGDTVVLTGPDGAVERELVHVQHATPGIRFNEGKCDPFGRFVVGSMDLGGEDPAGALYAVEPDGSVRTLRGGFGVANGFEWTADGSAMFVTDTSTSTIYRASYGPDGQLGELVPFISGAAHDGLVRDHEDCLWTAVYGAGRVERWGPDGAHLETVEVPAPNVTSVAFGGEDLSTLYVGTARENLAEEDLEHHPHSGAVFAVPTRVHGFPAYTFSG, via the coding sequence ATGGACACCGTGACCACCGGACCCGTGACGGTCTTCTGCGACGACAAAGCCGTGCTCGCCGAGAGCATCGTCTGGAGCCCGGAGGAGCAGGTCCTCCGCTGGACGGACATCACCCTCGGCACGCTCACCACCGCCGCTGCCGACGGCACGGTCCGGAGCGTCGTCCCGCTGCCGCCGCCCCTCGCGAGCTTCCAGCCCCGGGCCGCGGGTGGGTTCGTGGCGGCCCTCGGGGACACCGTGGTGCTGACGGGCCCGGACGGCGCGGTCGAACGCGAGCTCGTGCACGTGCAGCACGCGACGCCCGGCATCCGGTTCAACGAGGGCAAGTGCGACCCGTTCGGCCGCTTCGTCGTCGGCAGCATGGACCTCGGTGGCGAGGACCCGGCCGGGGCGCTGTACGCGGTCGAGCCAGACGGCTCCGTCCGGACGCTGCGTGGCGGGTTCGGTGTCGCGAACGGCTTCGAGTGGACGGCGGACGGCTCCGCGATGTTCGTCACGGACACGAGCACGTCGACGATCTACCGCGCGTCCTACGGTCCGGACGGGCAGCTCGGCGAACTGGTGCCGTTCATCAGCGGGGCCGCGCACGACGGCCTCGTGCGGGACCACGAGGACTGCCTCTGGACGGCGGTCTACGGCGCGGGCCGGGTCGAGCGGTGGGGGCCGGACGGAGCACACCTCGAGACGGTGGAGGTCCCTGCCCCGAACGTGACCTCGGTGGCGTTCGGCGGCGAGGACCTGTCGACGCTCTACGTCGGGACCGCGCGGGAGAACCTCGCGGAGGAGGACCTGGAGCACCACCCGCACTCGGGCGCGGTGTTCGCGGTGCCGACCCGCGTGCACGGCTTCCCCGCGTACACGTTCAGCGGCTGA
- a CDS encoding DUF1206 domain-containing protein yields MSGTAERAVEDAGRQARRVADSRWFELLARGGFIGSGVVHLLIGYLVVLLGIGSAAGGSETDQSGALQQIERVPGGVFLLWVVAVGTAALTIRLVVEAVVGGRSDSARAWGARAKNAGKAIVYGAVSVSAVQYAIGAGTSSSGSSRSAAAKALATPGGVFLLLLVAAVAIGIGVALVVEGARRSFWKQLVRPRQPIEHAVTVLGVVGYVLKGVAVIAVGVLVAVAAFRSDPDQATGLDGAFDALRGVPGGTVVLVVIGIGFVAFGAYSFFRARYARL; encoded by the coding sequence ATGAGCGGAACGGCGGAACGAGCGGTCGAGGACGCCGGGCGACAGGCCCGACGGGTGGCGGACAGCCGCTGGTTCGAGCTGCTGGCCCGCGGCGGCTTCATCGGCAGCGGTGTCGTCCACCTGCTGATCGGGTACCTCGTCGTCCTGCTCGGGATCGGCAGCGCGGCCGGCGGGAGCGAGACCGACCAGTCCGGGGCGCTGCAGCAGATCGAGCGTGTCCCCGGCGGGGTGTTCCTGCTCTGGGTCGTCGCGGTCGGGACGGCGGCGCTCACGATCCGGCTCGTCGTCGAGGCCGTCGTCGGCGGTCGGAGCGACAGCGCCCGCGCATGGGGTGCCCGGGCGAAGAACGCCGGCAAGGCCATCGTGTACGGGGCGGTCTCGGTGTCGGCGGTGCAGTACGCGATCGGCGCCGGGACGAGCTCGAGCGGTTCGTCGAGGAGTGCTGCGGCGAAGGCACTCGCGACGCCGGGTGGGGTGTTCCTCCTGCTCCTCGTCGCCGCCGTGGCGATCGGCATCGGCGTCGCACTGGTCGTCGAGGGGGCCCGGCGCTCGTTCTGGAAGCAGCTCGTCCGGCCCCGTCAGCCGATCGAGCACGCCGTGACGGTGCTGGGGGTCGTCGGGTACGTCCTCAAGGGCGTCGCGGTGATCGCCGTCGGCGTGCTCGTCGCCGTGGCGGCGTTCCGGAGCGACCCGGACCAGGCGACCGGGCTCGACGGCGCCTTCGACGCGCTGCGCGGCGTGCCCGGTGGGACGGTCGTGCTCGTCGTGATCGGCATCGGGTTCGTGGCGTTCGGCGCCTACAGCTTCTTCCGCGCCCGGTACGCCCGCCTCTGA
- a CDS encoding RtcB family protein — MQKITDRLLSWASVLEENTEQQARTTARMPFVFPHLALMPDAHLGLGATVGSVIPTLGAVMPAAVGVDIGCGMIAVRTQFNAADLPSDLRTLREQIERAIPLSAGAANRKIVATAEPRIAELETLAEAAGFDPARAHGGWRNQLGTLGSGNHFIEVSLDEADRVWLFLHSGSRGVGNKIAQRHIAVAKKLMQRWWIELPDRDLAYLVEGTAEFDRYIAELRWAQHFALLNREEMMDRVVRQLAEVLGTGVDEQERINCHHNFTQRETHWGKSVWVSRKGAIQASAGQPGLIPGSMGTASYVVEGLGNKPSLESSPHGAGRRFSRSAARKAFTHDELRAAMAGIEYRDTDAFLDEIPAAYKDIDQVMADAADLVRVRHTLRQVVNVKGD; from the coding sequence ATGCAGAAGATCACCGACCGATTGCTCAGCTGGGCCTCGGTGCTCGAGGAGAACACCGAGCAGCAGGCCCGCACGACGGCGCGGATGCCGTTCGTGTTCCCGCACCTGGCACTCATGCCCGACGCCCACCTCGGCCTCGGCGCCACCGTCGGCTCGGTCATCCCCACCCTCGGCGCGGTCATGCCGGCGGCCGTCGGCGTCGACATCGGCTGCGGCATGATCGCCGTGCGGACGCAGTTCAACGCGGCCGACCTGCCGTCCGACCTGCGGACGCTCCGCGAGCAGATCGAGCGGGCGATCCCGCTGTCCGCCGGCGCTGCGAACCGGAAGATCGTCGCCACGGCCGAGCCGCGCATCGCCGAGCTCGAGACCCTGGCCGAGGCCGCCGGCTTCGACCCGGCACGCGCGCACGGCGGGTGGCGGAACCAGCTCGGCACGCTCGGGTCCGGGAACCACTTCATCGAGGTGTCCCTCGACGAGGCGGACCGGGTCTGGCTGTTCCTGCACTCCGGCTCCCGCGGGGTCGGCAACAAGATCGCGCAGCGGCACATCGCCGTCGCGAAGAAGCTGATGCAGCGCTGGTGGATCGAGCTCCCGGACCGCGACCTGGCCTACCTCGTCGAGGGCACCGCCGAGTTCGACCGGTACATCGCCGAGCTCCGGTGGGCGCAGCACTTCGCCCTGCTCAACCGCGAGGAGATGATGGACCGCGTCGTCCGCCAGCTGGCCGAGGTGCTCGGGACCGGGGTCGACGAGCAGGAGCGGATCAACTGCCACCACAACTTCACGCAGCGCGAGACGCACTGGGGGAAGAGCGTCTGGGTGTCCCGCAAGGGTGCGATCCAGGCGTCGGCCGGACAGCCCGGGCTCATCCCCGGGTCGATGGGCACCGCGTCGTACGTCGTGGAGGGGCTCGGCAACAAGCCCTCCCTCGAGTCGTCGCCGCACGGCGCCGGCCGACGGTTCTCACGGTCCGCGGCCCGGAAGGCCTTCACGCACGACGAGCTGCGGGCGGCGATGGCCGGCATCGAGTACCGGGACACCGACGCGTTCCTCGACGAGATCCCGGCGGCGTACAAGGACATCGACCAGGTGATGGCGGACGCCGCGGACCTGGTCCGCGTCCGGCACACACTCCGGCAGGTCGTCAACGTCAAGGGCGACTGA
- a CDS encoding MarR family transcriptional regulator — protein MTISPSDPDLPAVARRLSAEVGPFRRSLLNTARRSVDLPDIPDAQIEVLRRLDVDGWSNPTALGRALGLARSTVSNLVAAMERDGLVERRLARGDGRSTEVGLTDLARQRLAVYDASAERVLVAAMEALSDGERRVLRDAGPALERLRQQLETRAD, from the coding sequence GTGACGATCAGTCCGAGCGACCCCGACCTGCCGGCAGTCGCGCGTCGGCTGAGCGCCGAGGTCGGCCCGTTCCGACGGTCGCTCCTCAACACCGCGCGACGCTCCGTCGACCTGCCCGACATCCCCGACGCGCAGATCGAGGTCCTCCGACGGCTCGACGTCGACGGGTGGTCGAATCCGACGGCGCTCGGCCGGGCGCTCGGGCTCGCGCGCTCGACCGTCAGCAACCTCGTCGCCGCGATGGAGCGCGACGGGCTCGTCGAACGGCGGCTCGCGCGCGGTGACGGGCGGAGCACCGAGGTCGGGCTGACCGACCTCGCACGGCAGCGGCTCGCGGTGTACGACGCCTCGGCGGAGCGCGTGCTCGTCGCCGCGATGGAGGCCCTGTCCGACGGTGAGCGGCGGGTGCTGCGGGACGCGGGACCCGCGCTGGAGCGGCTGCGGCAGCAGCTCGAGACGCGAGCGGACTGA
- a CDS encoding phenolic acid decarboxylase, translating to MQITTSVEHPVPEQDLSGIVGHRFIYTYANGWRYEMYVKNATTIDYRIHSGMVGGRWVKDQHVDLVALTAGVYKVSWNEPTGTSVVVTVVPGERVLHGTIFFPHWVEEDGSKTVLFQNDHLDRMREYRDQGPTYPIYVVPEFAYITLFEHVGEDDETVVDTAPGDLPAGFADRTN from the coding sequence ATGCAGATCACGACGAGCGTCGAACACCCCGTGCCCGAGCAGGACCTCTCGGGCATCGTCGGACACCGGTTCATCTACACGTACGCGAACGGCTGGCGGTACGAGATGTACGTCAAGAACGCGACGACCATCGACTACCGAATCCACTCCGGCATGGTCGGCGGCCGCTGGGTCAAGGACCAGCACGTCGACCTCGTGGCGCTGACCGCCGGTGTCTACAAGGTCTCGTGGAACGAACCCACGGGCACGAGCGTCGTGGTGACGGTCGTCCCGGGCGAGCGGGTGCTGCACGGCACGATCTTCTTCCCGCACTGGGTCGAGGAGGACGGCAGCAAGACGGTGCTCTTCCAGAACGACCACCTCGACCGCATGCGCGAGTACCGCGACCAGGGCCCCACCTACCCGATCTACGTCGTGCCGGAGTTCGCGTACATCACGCTGTTCGAGCACGTCGGCGAGGACGACGAGACCGTCGTCGACACCGCCCCCGGTGACCTCCCCGCCGGCTTCGCGGACCGGACGAACTGA
- a CDS encoding alpha/beta fold hydrolase, translating to MEPISLEHHGRTLRGWQLGADEPGRPAALLVHGFGSTDTGGQQLLVQTARRLADHGAAVRSYSRLGHGTSDGDFADITIGDEVEQVTTMVRTLAADVDGPVHVVAHSLGAVESALAAAREPDLVATLTLWSPAGVVVDDIASKDEIQGQPLAPAREQGFFDFGGMALGTAFIDEVTAGLDVYAGIDRYTGPAEVFHGTADQIVPLSYGERYGEVLPGAAFTPVEGADHGWSSVPFRRLLLDRLVASTGLADVA from the coding sequence ATGGAGCCGATCAGTCTCGAGCACCACGGCCGGACGCTCCGCGGCTGGCAGCTCGGCGCCGACGAGCCCGGGCGCCCGGCGGCGCTCCTCGTGCACGGGTTCGGCAGCACGGACACCGGCGGGCAGCAGCTCCTCGTCCAGACCGCACGACGGCTCGCCGACCACGGCGCTGCGGTCCGCTCGTACAGCCGACTCGGCCACGGAACGAGCGACGGCGACTTCGCGGACATCACCATCGGCGACGAGGTCGAGCAGGTCACGACCATGGTCCGGACGCTCGCCGCGGACGTCGACGGCCCCGTTCACGTCGTCGCGCACAGCCTCGGAGCCGTCGAGTCCGCCCTCGCCGCCGCACGCGAGCCGGACCTCGTCGCGACACTGACCCTGTGGTCACCCGCCGGCGTGGTCGTCGACGACATCGCGAGCAAGGACGAGATCCAGGGACAGCCGCTGGCGCCGGCACGCGAGCAGGGCTTCTTCGACTTTGGTGGGATGGCGCTCGGTACGGCGTTCATCGACGAGGTGACCGCCGGGCTCGACGTGTACGCGGGGATCGACCGCTACACCGGTCCGGCGGAGGTGTTCCACGGTACGGCGGACCAGATCGTGCCGCTGTCCTACGGCGAGCGCTACGGCGAGGTCCTGCCCGGGGCGGCGTTCACCCCGGTCGAGGGCGCCGATCACGGGTGGTCGTCCGTGCCGTTCCGGCGGCTCCTCCTCGACCGCCTGGTGGCGTCGACGGGACTCGCCGACGTCGCCTGA
- a CDS encoding glycoside hydrolase family 15 protein: MSERTRDTPDATENEERTDGYVPLRSYGAVGDGRTVALIALDGRIDWLPIPSMDSPPVFASILDAEHGGHVALRPVGDAEVSREYLPGTNVLVTTWTTPSGQVTVSDAMVTGVAGRLPWAEVARCVQGVRGSVELEWAVVPGTLLGTTEPKRLDTANGAVIGVDGITIAIVEQGFEPVHDDGPRFSGRFTATEGSKHILTIVGTHDEPIFMPKPEAALAAMDRTIDNWATWSEAFHYDGPWADAVQRSALALKLLIYSPTGAIAAAPTTSLPEDRTGGKNWDYRFAWVRDLSYTVHALTRFGLREETHAAVSWVMRTIAEHDSSMPIFYELDGSKSDGVEDRDVPGWQGIGPVTIGNRAGDQLQLGVWGDVFEILRQYVRAGNVLDRKTAAVLERLADDACHRWEEADSGMWELQDTQHYVTSKIGCWQALDAAAELHDAGMIDGPRDKWVENRELIEQWVAEHGWDEERGYYVMYPGSDKLDTSILLHAMSAFDRGPRMASTIRAIEEQLQRGPLVYRYSGMEQEESPFVACSFWLAAAMACTGRVDDAAGLMDAMVAQANDVGLYSEMISEDGSFMGNLPQGLSHLALIQAALTIEEVRAETADSDSADGDDTGGSDRTA; this comes from the coding sequence ATGAGCGAGCGGACCCGGGACACCCCTGATGCGACCGAGAACGAGGAACGCACCGACGGGTACGTGCCCCTGCGGTCCTACGGCGCCGTCGGTGACGGGCGCACGGTGGCCCTCATCGCGCTCGACGGTCGGATCGACTGGCTCCCGATCCCGTCGATGGACTCACCGCCGGTGTTCGCGAGCATCCTCGACGCCGAGCACGGCGGGCACGTCGCACTCCGGCCGGTCGGCGACGCCGAGGTCTCCCGCGAGTACCTGCCGGGCACGAACGTCCTCGTCACGACGTGGACCACGCCCTCCGGGCAGGTCACGGTGTCCGACGCGATGGTCACCGGTGTCGCCGGTCGGCTGCCGTGGGCCGAAGTCGCCCGGTGTGTCCAGGGCGTCCGCGGGTCGGTCGAGCTCGAGTGGGCCGTGGTGCCCGGCACGCTGCTGGGCACCACTGAGCCGAAGCGGCTCGACACCGCGAACGGCGCCGTGATCGGCGTCGACGGCATCACGATCGCGATCGTCGAGCAGGGCTTCGAGCCGGTGCACGACGACGGGCCGCGCTTCTCCGGCCGGTTCACCGCGACCGAGGGCTCGAAGCACATCCTCACGATCGTCGGCACCCACGACGAGCCGATCTTCATGCCGAAGCCCGAGGCGGCCCTCGCCGCGATGGACCGCACGATCGACAACTGGGCGACCTGGTCCGAGGCCTTCCACTACGACGGGCCGTGGGCTGACGCCGTGCAGCGGAGCGCCCTCGCCCTCAAGCTGCTCATCTACTCCCCCACGGGGGCGATCGCGGCGGCGCCGACCACGAGCCTCCCGGAGGACCGCACCGGCGGGAAGAACTGGGACTACCGCTTCGCCTGGGTCCGCGACCTGTCGTACACGGTGCACGCCCTCACCCGCTTCGGGCTGCGCGAGGAGACGCACGCGGCGGTGTCCTGGGTGATGCGGACCATCGCCGAGCACGACTCGTCGATGCCGATCTTCTACGAGCTCGACGGGTCGAAGAGCGACGGCGTCGAGGACCGCGACGTGCCGGGGTGGCAGGGCATCGGGCCGGTGACGATCGGCAACCGCGCCGGCGACCAGCTCCAGCTCGGCGTCTGGGGCGACGTCTTCGAGATCCTGCGGCAGTACGTCCGCGCCGGGAACGTGCTCGACCGCAAGACCGCCGCCGTCCTCGAACGGCTCGCGGACGACGCGTGCCACCGGTGGGAGGAAGCCGACTCCGGCATGTGGGAGCTGCAGGACACGCAGCACTACGTCACGAGCAAGATCGGCTGCTGGCAGGCCCTCGACGCCGCTGCCGAGCTGCACGACGCGGGCATGATCGACGGCCCGCGGGACAAGTGGGTCGAGAACCGCGAGCTCATCGAGCAGTGGGTGGCCGAGCACGGCTGGGACGAGGAACGCGGGTACTACGTGATGTACCCGGGCTCGGACAAGCTCGACACCTCGATCCTGCTGCACGCGATGAGCGCCTTCGACCGCGGTCCGCGCATGGCGTCCACGATCCGCGCGATCGAGGAGCAGCTGCAGCGCGGTCCGCTCGTCTACCGGTACTCGGGCATGGAGCAGGAGGAGTCGCCGTTCGTCGCGTGCTCGTTCTGGCTCGCTGCCGCGATGGCGTGCACCGGGCGGGTGGACGACGCGGCCGGGCTCATGGACGCGATGGTCGCGCAGGCGAACGACGTCGGGTTGTACAGCGAGATGATCAGCGAGGACGGCTCCTTCATGGGGAACCTGCCGCAGGGGCTCTCGCACCTCGCACTGATCCAGGCCGCGCTCACCATCGAGGAGGTCCGTGCCGAGACGGCTGACAGCGACTCGGCGGACGGGGACGACACTGGCGGGTCCGACCGCACAGCGTGA
- a CDS encoding DUF1992 domain-containing protein — protein sequence MNDVDARMDRLRRAARYRYERLVESEIERGSLDPDEVREERRLLQAKDVGQHARALIEEAERRGVFEGNPYHGKPLPSNDGRHDPDWWIRSKIEREQISGIAPPAFALRKEDAELDDQLDALSTEGDVRDVLEDFNARVKEARRQLLGGPPVVTPLRDVDAAVSAWHARREARAASDAAAAAARAAASDTRQPRWWRRRR from the coding sequence ATGAACGACGTCGACGCACGCATGGACCGACTCCGACGCGCCGCTCGCTACCGGTACGAGCGGCTCGTGGAGAGCGAGATCGAGCGCGGGTCCCTCGACCCGGACGAGGTCCGTGAGGAGCGACGGCTGCTGCAGGCGAAGGACGTCGGGCAGCACGCCCGGGCCCTCATCGAGGAGGCCGAGCGCCGCGGCGTGTTCGAGGGCAACCCGTACCACGGCAAGCCGCTCCCCTCGAACGACGGCCGCCACGACCCCGACTGGTGGATCCGCTCGAAGATCGAGCGGGAACAGATCAGCGGGATCGCGCCGCCGGCGTTCGCGCTCCGGAAGGAGGACGCCGAGCTCGACGACCAGCTCGACGCGCTCTCGACGGAGGGCGATGTCCGCGACGTCCTCGAGGACTTCAACGCCCGGGTCAAGGAAGCTCGACGGCAGCTGCTCGGCGGCCCGCCCGTGGTGACACCGCTCCGCGACGTCGATGCAGCGGTGTCGGCGTGGCACGCCCGTCGGGAGGCTCGAGCCGCGTCCGACGCGGCCGCGGCGGCCGCACGGGCTGCGGCGTCCGACACCCGGCAACCTCGTTGGTGGCGCCGTCGTCGCTGA
- a CDS encoding phosphoketolase family protein — translation MSPAPIATTDRIRAIDAWWRAANYLTAGQIHLLDNPLLTRPIEPDDIKPRLLGHWGTSPALNLVYAHCNALIAETDRQLLYVCGPGHGGPAMNANAWLDGTWSELYPDITPDTDGLQRFFRQFSFPGGIPSHAAPETPGSINEGGELGYSLAHAYGAALDNPDLVVACVVGDGEAETGPLAASWQAHTFLDPVSDGAVLPILNLNGWKIANPTVLARIPGEDLDAYFRGLGYEPITVDSSRVDHDPFAVHALLDAALRRALARIDDVQAAARAQAERAAAGQPAGAADLRPRWPMIVLRTPKGWTGPNEGTFHSHQIPLPDVRTNDEDRGRLEEWMRSYRPEELFDEHGRPIGILGSIRPEGDLRMSATPFANGGRIRTALDLPAIADHGVPAGEPASATGTLGPWLAALVERNGSDFRLFGPDETISNKLDAVFEVTNRVWRADRAPGDEHLSARGRVIEVLSEHVLEGMLEGYVLTGRHGILNTYEAFAHIIDSMVGQYAKWLESSADLDWRMPVSNLTILLSSHVWRQDHNGFSHQDPGFLDVVASKQQDLVRIKLPADANTLLAVTAHALETTNRIEVIVAGKHPEPVFLSLEDAVAHAEAGLGVWEWAGTETSVGRADVVLVGAGDVPTVETLAAAAIIREHAPSVGVRVVNVVDLLSIGDPRKHEHPVSDERYDEVFLPGTPAVFAFHGYPALVHQLTYRRHGHDDLHVHGFQEQGTTTTPFDMLVRNDMDRFALAHDALTRVDASVHAELLDRLSAARDAAREYAYTRGEDHPSVAGWEFAGWPQD, via the coding sequence ATGTCCCCTGCACCCATCGCGACCACCGACCGCATCCGGGCGATCGACGCCTGGTGGCGCGCCGCGAACTACCTCACCGCCGGGCAGATCCACCTGCTCGACAACCCGCTCCTCACCCGGCCGATCGAGCCGGACGACATCAAGCCGCGCCTGCTCGGACACTGGGGGACCTCGCCGGCGCTCAACCTCGTCTACGCGCACTGCAACGCGCTCATCGCCGAGACGGACCGCCAGCTGCTGTACGTCTGCGGGCCGGGGCACGGCGGCCCGGCGATGAACGCGAACGCGTGGCTCGACGGCACGTGGAGCGAGCTCTACCCGGACATCACGCCGGACACCGACGGGCTCCAGCGGTTCTTCCGGCAGTTCTCGTTCCCCGGCGGCATCCCGTCGCACGCCGCGCCGGAGACCCCCGGTTCGATCAACGAGGGCGGTGAGCTCGGGTACTCCCTCGCCCACGCCTACGGTGCGGCGCTCGACAACCCGGACCTCGTCGTCGCGTGCGTGGTCGGCGACGGCGAGGCCGAGACCGGGCCGCTCGCCGCGTCCTGGCAGGCGCACACGTTCCTCGACCCGGTGTCCGACGGCGCCGTCCTGCCGATCCTCAACCTCAACGGGTGGAAGATCGCGAACCCGACCGTCCTCGCCCGCATCCCCGGGGAGGACCTCGACGCGTACTTCCGCGGGCTCGGCTACGAGCCGATCACGGTCGACTCCTCCCGGGTCGACCACGACCCGTTCGCCGTGCACGCCCTGCTCGACGCCGCACTCCGGCGGGCGCTCGCCCGCATCGACGACGTCCAGGCAGCCGCTCGTGCGCAGGCGGAACGGGCCGCGGCCGGACAGCCCGCGGGTGCTGCCGACCTCCGCCCGCGGTGGCCGATGATCGTCCTCCGCACCCCGAAGGGCTGGACGGGGCCGAACGAGGGCACCTTCCACTCGCACCAGATCCCGCTGCCCGACGTGCGGACGAACGACGAGGACCGCGGCCGGCTCGAGGAGTGGATGCGCTCCTACCGCCCGGAGGAGCTGTTCGACGAGCACGGCCGGCCGATCGGCATCCTCGGATCCATCCGTCCCGAGGGCGACCTCCGCATGAGCGCGACCCCGTTCGCGAACGGCGGCCGGATCCGGACCGCGCTCGACCTCCCCGCGATCGCCGACCACGGCGTCCCCGCCGGTGAGCCCGCCTCGGCGACCGGCACCCTCGGCCCGTGGCTCGCCGCCCTGGTCGAGCGGAACGGATCGGACTTCCGCCTGTTCGGCCCCGACGAGACGATCTCGAACAAGCTCGACGCGGTGTTCGAGGTCACGAACCGGGTCTGGCGAGCGGACCGGGCGCCCGGCGACGAACACCTCTCGGCGCGCGGCCGCGTCATCGAGGTCCTGTCCGAGCACGTCCTCGAGGGCATGCTCGAGGGCTACGTCCTGACCGGTCGGCACGGCATCCTCAACACGTACGAGGCGTTCGCGCACATCATCGACTCGATGGTCGGGCAGTACGCGAAGTGGCTCGAGTCCTCCGCGGACCTCGACTGGCGCATGCCGGTGTCGAACCTCACGATCCTGCTCTCGTCGCACGTCTGGCGACAGGACCACAACGGCTTCTCGCACCAGGACCCCGGGTTCCTCGACGTCGTCGCGTCGAAGCAGCAGGACCTCGTACGGATCAAGCTCCCCGCCGACGCGAACACCCTGCTGGCCGTCACGGCCCACGCGCTCGAGACCACGAACCGCATCGAGGTCATCGTGGCCGGGAAGCACCCGGAGCCGGTGTTCCTGTCGCTCGAGGACGCCGTCGCACACGCCGAGGCAGGACTCGGCGTGTGGGAGTGGGCCGGCACCGAGACCTCGGTCGGCCGGGCGGACGTCGTGCTCGTCGGGGCCGGCGACGTCCCCACGGTCGAGACGCTGGCGGCCGCCGCGATCATCCGCGAGCACGCACCCTCGGTCGGCGTGCGGGTCGTGAACGTCGTCGACCTGCTGTCGATCGGCGACCCGCGCAAGCACGAACACCCGGTCTCCGACGAGCGGTACGACGAGGTGTTCCTCCCCGGGACGCCGGCCGTCTTCGCGTTCCACGGGTACCCGGCACTCGTGCACCAGCTCACGTACCGCCGACACGGGCACGACGACCTCCACGTGCACGGTTTCCAGGAGCAGGGCACCACCACCACGCCGTTCGACATGCTCGTGCGGAACGACATGGACCGCTTCGCGTTGGCGCACGACGCACTCACCCGGGTCGACGCGTCGGTGCACGCCGAGCTGCTCGACCGCCTCAGTGCAGCTCGTGACGCGGCGCGGGAGTACGCCTACACGCGCGGTGAGGACCACCCGTCGGTCGCGGGGTGGGAGTTCGCCGGCTGGCCGCAGGACTGA